In Streptomyces puniciscabiei, a single genomic region encodes these proteins:
- a CDS encoding IclR family transcriptional regulator, which yields MATVDTAPAEPHPPRSCAPPTQRPPSVAVPGQPRTIDIPTAPRPTDTSGPPHPAEAPGSPAAATLIGSVQRAMRLLETVATHVYGAPAKQLARETGLALPTAYHLLRTLVHEGYLRREKGLFFLGEAAERLGSSGAQQKRRSAVADTLAHWRDSIGVPVYYAMYRDGEIEVMCVSDSPEAPAVEEWADFRETGHAHAIGQCLLSQLDEDARRDHLARYPVQSITPYTVRDNDALLRRLARMPRMEPVVERQEYALGTVCAAVPITVGTTVATMAMSLPVHQADRLLPAAWRLQTEIGRHLGTLSLSISI from the coding sequence TTGGCCACGGTTGACACCGCACCGGCAGAACCGCATCCACCGCGCTCCTGCGCACCCCCCACCCAGCGGCCGCCCTCCGTCGCCGTCCCCGGGCAACCGCGCACGATCGACATCCCGACGGCACCCCGCCCCACGGACACCTCCGGGCCACCGCACCCCGCCGAAGCCCCCGGCTCGCCGGCCGCCGCGACGCTCATCGGATCCGTCCAGCGCGCCATGCGCCTGCTGGAGACCGTGGCCACGCATGTGTACGGCGCTCCCGCCAAACAACTCGCCCGTGAGACCGGACTCGCCCTTCCGACGGCTTACCACCTGCTGCGCACCCTCGTGCACGAGGGCTATCTACGGCGCGAGAAGGGGCTCTTCTTCCTCGGCGAGGCGGCCGAACGGCTGGGCAGCAGCGGAGCACAGCAGAAACGTCGCAGCGCGGTGGCGGACACGCTCGCGCACTGGCGTGATTCGATCGGTGTGCCGGTGTACTACGCGATGTACCGGGACGGCGAGATCGAGGTCATGTGTGTCTCTGACTCACCCGAGGCGCCGGCGGTCGAGGAGTGGGCCGACTTCCGCGAGACCGGACACGCGCACGCCATCGGGCAGTGCCTGCTCTCCCAGCTGGACGAGGACGCCCGTCGCGACCATCTCGCGCGCTATCCCGTGCAGTCCATCACGCCGTACACGGTGCGTGACAACGATGCCCTGTTGCGGCGGCTTGCCCGGATGCCGCGCATGGAGCCGGTGGTGGAGCGTCAGGAGTACGCGCTCGGGACGGTCTGTGCGGCGGTACCGATCACGGTCGGCACCACCGTGGCCACGATGGCCATGTCGCTGCCCGTGCACCAGGCCGACCGTCTGCTGCCAGCGGCGTGGCGGCTGCAGACGGAGATCGGGCGGCATCTGGGCACGCTCAGCCTCTCTATCAGTATCTGA
- a CDS encoding metallophosphoesterase — protein MTQGAGQGPEVERTATLRDFRVPAYVHETGPYVRTVPPGENASPADEAYPDGYTPTQRDLPVVNRAETLQVSVETAPAAPAPQPATGPGPLFVVGDVHGYLDELVAALQEQGLIDASGQWCAGTTRLWFLGDFTDRGPDGIGVIDLVMRLSAEAAAAGGYCKALMGNHELLLLGAKRFGDTPVNSGAGTATFQAAWLLNGGQKTDMDRLQDHHLQWMARLDAVEEVDGYLLVHSDTTAYLDYGDSIEAVNDTVRETLTRNDADECWDLFRKFTKRFSFRDEGGADAVRSLLDTYGGTRIVHGHSPIPYLLGEVGSEDGEEGTGPVVEGPHVYADGLAIAMDGGVTMAGKLLVRQLPLAT, from the coding sequence ATGACTCAGGGGGCCGGTCAGGGACCCGAAGTGGAGCGGACGGCAACGCTGCGCGACTTCCGGGTACCTGCGTACGTCCACGAGACCGGTCCGTACGTCCGCACCGTCCCCCCGGGCGAGAACGCGTCGCCCGCCGACGAGGCGTACCCCGACGGCTACACCCCCACCCAGCGCGACCTTCCCGTCGTCAACCGGGCGGAGACGCTCCAGGTCTCCGTCGAGACGGCACCCGCGGCCCCGGCTCCGCAGCCCGCGACCGGGCCCGGACCGCTGTTCGTCGTCGGAGACGTCCACGGGTACCTCGACGAACTGGTGGCCGCACTGCAGGAGCAGGGGCTGATCGACGCCTCCGGCCAGTGGTGCGCCGGCACCACCCGGCTGTGGTTCCTCGGCGACTTCACCGACCGCGGACCCGACGGCATCGGCGTCATCGACCTGGTGATGCGGCTGTCCGCCGAGGCCGCGGCGGCCGGCGGCTACTGCAAGGCCCTCATGGGCAACCACGAGCTGCTGCTGCTCGGCGCCAAGCGGTTCGGCGACACACCCGTCAACTCCGGCGCGGGAACCGCGACCTTCCAGGCCGCCTGGCTCCTCAACGGCGGACAGAAGACCGACATGGACCGTCTCCAGGACCACCATCTGCAGTGGATGGCCCGCCTCGACGCCGTAGAGGAGGTCGACGGCTATCTCCTCGTGCACTCGGACACCACCGCCTACCTCGACTACGGCGACTCGATCGAGGCGGTCAACGACACCGTCCGCGAGACCCTCACCCGCAACGACGCGGACGAGTGCTGGGATCTGTTCCGCAAGTTCACCAAGCGCTTCTCCTTCCGCGACGAGGGCGGCGCCGACGCCGTGCGCTCCCTCCTCGATACGTACGGCGGCACCCGCATCGTTCACGGTCACAGTCCGATCCCCTACCTCCTCGGTGAGGTCGGCTCCGAGGACGGCGAGGAGGGCACCGGCCCGGTCGTGGAGGGACCGCACGTCTACGCCGACGGGCTCGCCATCGCGATGGACGGCGGAGTGACCATGGCCGGAAAGCTACTGGTCCGGCAACTTCCCCTGGCCACCTGA
- a CDS encoding DUF5326 family protein, whose translation MREIFAGLPWWVKWVAVPVIALVVFGGLIATVLTIVIGLLFKALVFVALVGGLIYVVRKFMSNSSSRGDW comes from the coding sequence ATGCGAGAGATCTTCGCGGGACTGCCGTGGTGGGTGAAGTGGGTCGCGGTGCCGGTCATCGCCCTGGTCGTGTTCGGTGGCCTGATAGCCACGGTGCTCACCATCGTGATCGGCCTTCTCTTCAAGGCACTGGTCTTCGTCGCTCTGGTCGGCGGACTCATTTACGTCGTGCGCAAGTTCATGTCGAACTCCTCGTCACGCGGCGACTGGTGA
- a CDS encoding LysR family transcriptional regulator has protein sequence MDLALLRTFVTVHRAGSFTRAAALLGLSQPAVTSQIRTLERQLGKPLFLRQARGVTPTTIGDELAHKAAPHLDALVEIAESGLDDESSLRTLHLAGPPEFTAERALPALTELTGDDGQGFALRASFGTAEETLEGLASGHHDLAISTARPRGALLTATPLCDEEHVLVAAPRWVERIGAEALRLKGAPALEDLPVVEVHESLPFVSRYWASVFDSRPATSGTVIVPDLRAVLACAMAGAGLAVLPRYLCASALDDGTIAMLHDPAVPPLRTYFLVVRTGTLAMPHIARAHEWLQRAATAWC, from the coding sequence ATGGACCTGGCCTTGCTGCGCACTTTCGTCACTGTGCACCGGGCTGGTTCCTTCACCCGCGCCGCCGCCCTGCTCGGCCTCTCCCAGCCCGCCGTCACCTCGCAGATCCGTACGCTGGAACGACAGCTGGGCAAGCCTCTCTTCCTCCGCCAGGCGCGCGGGGTGACCCCGACGACCATCGGTGACGAACTCGCGCACAAGGCCGCTCCGCATCTCGACGCCCTGGTGGAGATAGCCGAGAGCGGCCTGGACGACGAGTCCTCGCTCAGAACCCTGCACCTCGCCGGCCCGCCCGAGTTCACCGCCGAACGTGCCCTGCCCGCCCTGACAGAGCTGACCGGCGACGACGGCCAGGGATTCGCGCTGCGCGCCTCCTTCGGGACGGCGGAGGAAACGCTCGAAGGACTGGCCTCCGGACACCATGATCTGGCCATCAGCACGGCACGTCCTCGCGGCGCTCTGCTCACCGCGACTCCGCTCTGCGACGAGGAACACGTGTTGGTCGCCGCCCCGCGCTGGGTGGAACGAATCGGCGCGGAGGCGCTGCGCCTGAAGGGGGCGCCCGCACTGGAGGATCTTCCCGTCGTCGAGGTCCACGAGTCGCTGCCCTTTGTCTCGCGCTACTGGGCCTCCGTCTTCGACTCACGCCCGGCCACCTCGGGCACGGTCATCGTTCCGGATCTACGTGCGGTGCTCGCCTGCGCGATGGCGGGTGCCGGACTCGCCGTGCTGCCCCGCTATCTGTGCGCCTCCGCCCTCGACGACGGCACGATCGCGATGCTCCACGATCCGGCCGTGCCTCCGCTGCGCACGTACTTCCTGGTGGTGCGCACCGGCACCCTCGCCATGCCCCACATCGCGCGGGCTCATGAGTGGCTTCAGCGGGCGGCCACGGCCTGGTGCTGA
- the hisC gene encoding histidinol-phosphate transaminase gives MSETSPKLRAELEGIPTYKPGKPAAAGGPVAYKLSSNENPYPPLPGVMESVTAAACDFNRYPDMGCTGLMAELSERFGVPVSHLATGTGSVGVAQQLIQATSGPGDEVIYAWRSFEAYPIITQISGARSVQVPLTPGDVHDLDAMADAITDRTRLIFVCNPNNPTGTVVRRAELERFLDRVPGDVLVVLDEAYREFIRDPEVPDGVELYRNRPNVCVLRTFSKAYGLAGLRVGFAIAHEPVAAALRKTAVPFGVSQLAQEAAIASLRAEDELLGRVGSLVCERKRVVDALRAQGWTVPETQANFVWLRLGERTVAFAQACEQHGVVIRPFPGEGVRVTVGETEANDIFVKVAEAFRKEL, from the coding sequence GTGAGCGAGACGAGCCCGAAGCTGCGCGCCGAGCTGGAGGGTATCCCCACCTACAAGCCGGGCAAGCCTGCCGCGGCCGGCGGGCCGGTCGCCTACAAGCTGTCCTCGAACGAGAATCCGTACCCGCCGCTGCCCGGCGTGATGGAGAGCGTGACGGCGGCCGCCTGTGACTTCAACCGCTACCCCGACATGGGATGCACCGGGTTGATGGCCGAGCTGTCGGAACGCTTCGGCGTCCCGGTCTCTCACCTGGCCACCGGCACCGGCTCGGTGGGCGTCGCCCAGCAGCTCATCCAGGCCACCAGCGGTCCCGGCGACGAGGTGATCTACGCCTGGCGGTCCTTCGAGGCGTACCCGATCATCACGCAGATCAGTGGCGCCCGGTCGGTGCAGGTGCCGCTCACGCCCGGCGATGTGCACGACCTGGACGCGATGGCGGACGCGATCACCGACCGGACGCGTCTGATTTTCGTATGCAACCCCAACAACCCGACCGGAACGGTGGTGCGGCGGGCCGAGCTGGAGCGATTCCTCGACCGGGTGCCCGGCGATGTCCTGGTGGTGCTGGACGAGGCCTACCGCGAGTTCATTCGCGATCCCGAGGTGCCCGACGGCGTCGAGCTGTACCGGAACCGGCCCAACGTCTGCGTTCTGCGCACGTTCTCCAAGGCCTACGGGCTCGCCGGGCTTCGCGTCGGCTTCGCGATCGCCCATGAGCCGGTCGCGGCGGCGCTGCGCAAGACGGCGGTGCCCTTCGGCGTCAGCCAGCTCGCGCAGGAAGCGGCGATCGCCTCACTGCGGGCGGAGGACGAGCTGCTCGGGCGGGTCGGCTCGTTGGTGTGCGAGCGCAAGCGCGTGGTCGACGCGCTGCGCGCCCAGGGCTGGACGGTGCCGGAGACGCAGGCGAACTTCGTCTGGCTGCGGCTGGGGGAGCGTACGGTCGCGTTCGCTCAGGCCTGTGAGCAGCACGGTGTGGTGATCCGGCCGTTCCCGGGCGAGGGTGTGCGGGTGACGGTCGGAGAGACCGAGGCGAACGACATCTTCGTGAAGGTGGCGGAGGCGTTCCGCAAGGAGCTGTAG
- a CDS encoding SsgA family sporulation/cell division regulator: MRESVQAEVMMSFLVSEELSFRIPVELRYETCDPYAVRLTFHLPGDAPVTWAFGRELLIDGVGRPCGEGDVHIAPAESEVLGEVLIRLQVGSDQALFRASAPPLVAFLDRTDKLVPLGQEGALADFDAHLEEALDRILAEEQSAG; this comes from the coding sequence ATGCGCGAGTCCGTACAGGCAGAAGTCATGATGAGCTTTCTCGTGTCGGAGGAGCTCTCCTTCCGCATCCCGGTGGAGTTGCGCTACGAGACCTGTGATCCCTATGCCGTCCGGCTCACCTTCCATCTGCCCGGTGACGCGCCGGTGACCTGGGCGTTCGGGCGTGAGCTGCTGATCGACGGCGTCGGCCGGCCGTGCGGGGAAGGGGATGTCCACATCGCTCCCGCCGAATCCGAGGTGTTGGGCGAGGTGCTGATCAGGCTTCAGGTCGGCAGCGACCAGGCCCTGTTCCGTGCCTCCGCGCCGCCGCTGGTGGCCTTCCTGGACCGCACGGACAAGCTCGTGCCGCTCGGTCAGGAGGGTGCGCTGGCCGACTTCGACGCCCATCTGGAAGAGGCCCTGGACCGCATCCTGGCGGAGGAGCAGAGCGCCGGCTGA
- a CDS encoding phage holin family protein, which produces MKNFVVKTIANAGALAVAVWLLDKITLTGDSTAKKAATLIVVALIFGLVNWLVKPTLKVLTFPLFILTLGLITLVVNALMLLLTSWVCGKLDLSFHVQGFWTAVVGGLIVSVVSWALHVVLPDKD; this is translated from the coding sequence ATGAAGAATTTCGTAGTCAAGACGATCGCCAACGCGGGCGCCCTCGCGGTCGCCGTGTGGCTGTTGGACAAGATCACTCTGACGGGTGACAGCACGGCCAAGAAGGCCGCCACGCTGATCGTCGTCGCGCTGATCTTCGGCCTGGTGAACTGGCTGGTCAAGCCGACCCTGAAGGTCCTCACCTTCCCGCTGTTCATCCTCACCCTGGGCCTGATCACCCTGGTCGTGAACGCCCTGATGCTGCTGCTGACCTCCTGGGTCTGCGGCAAGCTCGACCTGAGCTTCCACGTGCAGGGGTTCTGGACGGCCGTCGTCGGCGGTCTGATCGTCTCCGTCGTCTCCTGGGCACTGCACGTCGTCCTCCCCGACAAGGACTGA
- a CDS encoding cupin domain-containing protein yields the protein MKAFRLDELEAERAANEGAYLQFLRERNMSVGLYALNAGEHDPQKPHNQDEVYFVVSGRASITVGLETTEVARGSVVYVPAGVAHKFHHISEDLRVLVVFSPPEA from the coding sequence ATGAAGGCATTCCGGCTGGACGAACTGGAGGCGGAGCGCGCCGCCAACGAGGGGGCCTACCTTCAGTTCCTGCGGGAGCGGAACATGTCCGTCGGTCTGTACGCCCTGAACGCGGGCGAGCACGACCCCCAGAAGCCGCACAACCAGGACGAGGTGTACTTCGTCGTCAGCGGCCGGGCCTCGATCACGGTGGGACTGGAGACGACCGAGGTGGCGCGGGGCAGCGTCGTGTACGTGCCGGCCGGGGTCGCCCACAAGTTCCATCACATCAGCGAGGACCTGAGAGTTCTGGTCGTCTTCTCTCCGCCCGAGGCGTGA
- a CDS encoding low molecular weight protein-tyrosine-phosphatase, whose amino-acid sequence MTFRVCFVCTGNICRSPMAESVFRARVAEAGLEDRVEVDSAGTGGWHEGEPADPRAISVLEEHAYDSDHVARQFQPSWFSRLDLVIALDAGHLKALRRLAPTEEDARKVRLLRSYDPAAGDDLDVPDPYYGHRDGFEECLAMVEAASVGLLAAVREQLEGRAA is encoded by the coding sequence ATGACCTTCCGCGTCTGTTTCGTGTGCACCGGCAACATCTGCCGCTCCCCGATGGCCGAATCCGTCTTCCGCGCGCGTGTGGCGGAGGCCGGCCTGGAGGACCGGGTGGAGGTCGACAGCGCCGGAACCGGCGGCTGGCACGAGGGCGAGCCCGCCGACCCGCGGGCCATCTCGGTCCTCGAAGAGCACGCCTACGACAGCGATCATGTCGCGCGCCAGTTCCAGCCGTCGTGGTTCTCCCGTCTCGACCTGGTGATCGCCCTCGACGCCGGTCATCTCAAGGCCCTGCGTCGCCTCGCGCCCACCGAGGAGGACGCCCGCAAGGTCCGCCTGCTGCGCTCGTACGATCCCGCCGCCGGTGACGACCTCGACGTTCCGGATCCGTACTACGGACATCGGGACGGCTTCGAGGAGTGCCTGGCGATGGTGGAGGCGGCGAGCGTCGGTCTGCTCGCCGCCGTACGCGAGCAGCTGGAAGGCCGGGCCGCATGA
- a CDS encoding LacI family DNA-binding transcriptional regulator translates to MTAAGKHQVSRAETSRRGSRPGRAGIRDVAAAAGVSITTVSDALNGKGRLPDATRRHVREVADRLGYRPSAAARTLRTGKSGLIGLTVTTYGDEPFTFTEFAYFAEMARAATSAALARGYALVILPATSRHDVWSNVALDGTVVIDPSDQDPVVSELVRQGLPVVSDGRPAGSLPVTAWVDNDHEAAVLGILDHLADAGARRIGLLTGTTTDTYTHLSTTAYLRWCERVGQDPVYEAYPAHDPCAGAVAADRLLARPDRPDAVYGLFDPNGTDLLAAARRYGLRVPEDLLLVCCSESMVYASTEPPITTLSLKPRRIGTAVVQLLIDAIEGVESDQPVEQVIPTELIVRTSSQRRPPRTTVSPPRTPDEK, encoded by the coding sequence ATGACAGCAGCAGGGAAGCACCAGGTGAGCCGCGCGGAAACCTCCCGTCGAGGCAGCCGGCCGGGCCGGGCGGGCATCAGAGACGTGGCCGCCGCCGCCGGAGTCTCCATCACGACCGTCTCCGACGCCCTCAACGGCAAGGGCCGGCTCCCGGATGCCACCCGGCGCCATGTCCGAGAGGTCGCCGACCGGCTGGGATACCGCCCCTCCGCCGCCGCCCGCACCCTCCGTACCGGCAAGTCGGGCCTGATCGGCCTGACCGTGACGACCTACGGGGATGAACCTTTCACCTTCACCGAGTTCGCGTACTTCGCCGAGATGGCACGAGCCGCCACCTCGGCCGCGCTCGCCCGCGGCTACGCCCTCGTGATCCTCCCCGCGACCTCCCGCCACGACGTGTGGTCCAACGTCGCCCTGGACGGCACGGTCGTCATCGACCCCTCCGATCAGGACCCGGTGGTCAGCGAGCTCGTCCGCCAGGGCCTGCCGGTCGTCTCCGACGGCCGCCCGGCCGGCTCGCTGCCGGTCACCGCCTGGGTCGACAACGACCACGAGGCTGCCGTCCTCGGCATCCTCGACCACCTCGCCGACGCCGGCGCCCGGCGCATCGGCCTGCTCACGGGCACCACGACGGACACGTACACCCACCTGTCCACCACCGCCTACCTGCGCTGGTGCGAGCGGGTCGGCCAGGACCCGGTCTACGAGGCCTACCCGGCGCACGACCCGTGCGCGGGCGCCGTCGCCGCCGACCGGCTGCTCGCCCGTCCCGACCGGCCCGACGCGGTCTACGGCCTGTTCGATCCCAACGGCACCGACCTGCTGGCCGCCGCCCGGCGCTACGGGCTCCGCGTCCCCGAGGACCTGCTGCTCGTGTGCTGCAGCGAGTCCATGGTGTACGCCAGCACCGAGCCGCCCATCACCACGCTCTCCCTGAAGCCCCGCCGCATCGGCACCGCGGTGGTCCAGCTCCTCATCGACGCCATCGAGGGCGTGGAGTCGGACCAGCCGGTCGAGCAGGTGATACCGACCGAGCTGATCGTGCGCACCTCCTCACAGCGGCGTCCGCCGCGCACGACGGTCAGCCCGCCACGGACGCCGGACGAGAAGTAG
- the thiC gene encoding phosphomethylpyrimidine synthase ThiC, producing the protein MTNKDARTPASVQDEKSQEAGKSIGWHKAYVEGSRPDLRVPVRQVHLTNGQSVTLYDTSGPYTDPLVDTDVRRGLPPLRENWIIARGDTEDYAGRPVRPEDDGIKHTSPRGGLRNLDAVFPGRPRQPRRGRGGEAVTQLAYARRGEITPEMEYVAIRENVSPEVVREEIAAGRAVLPANVNHPEIEPMIIGKRFLVKVNANIGNSAVTSSIEEEVEKMTWATRWGADTVMDLSTGRNIHTTREWVLRNSPVPIGTVPLYQALEKVDGKAEELTWEIYKDTVIEQAEQGVDYMTVHAGVRLPYVPLTANRKTGIVSRGGSIMAAWCLAHHKESFLYENFEELCEILAAYDVTYSLGDGLRPGSIADANDEAQFAELRTLGELNRIARRFNVQTMIEGPGHVPMHKIKENIDLQQEICDEAPFYTLGPLTTDIAPAYDHITSGIGAAMIAWWGTAMLCYVTPKEHLGLPNRDDVKTGVITYKIAAHAADLAKGHPGAQAWDDALSDARFEFRWEDQFNLALDPDTAREFHDETLPAEPAKTAHFCSMCGPKFCSMKISQDIRREHGGSRAEIEEGMAQKSKEFAASGNRVYLPIAD; encoded by the coding sequence ATGACCAACAAGGACGCACGCACGCCTGCCTCCGTTCAGGACGAGAAGTCCCAGGAGGCCGGGAAGTCCATCGGCTGGCACAAGGCGTACGTCGAGGGTTCGCGCCCCGACCTGCGCGTGCCGGTCCGCCAGGTGCACCTCACCAACGGGCAGTCGGTCACGCTGTACGACACGTCGGGCCCGTACACCGATCCACTCGTCGACACCGATGTCCGCAGGGGCCTGCCGCCGTTGCGGGAGAATTGGATCATCGCCCGCGGTGACACCGAGGATTACGCAGGCCGTCCCGTCCGTCCCGAGGACGACGGAATCAAGCACACCTCGCCGCGCGGTGGGCTGCGCAACCTGGACGCGGTCTTCCCGGGACGGCCGCGCCAGCCGCGCCGGGGCCGGGGCGGCGAGGCGGTGACGCAGCTCGCGTACGCCCGCCGGGGCGAGATCACCCCGGAGATGGAGTACGTGGCCATCCGCGAGAACGTCTCTCCCGAGGTGGTCCGCGAGGAGATCGCGGCGGGCCGGGCGGTGCTGCCGGCCAACGTCAACCACCCGGAGATCGAGCCGATGATCATCGGCAAGCGGTTCCTGGTGAAGGTCAACGCCAACATCGGCAACTCGGCGGTGACCTCCTCCATCGAGGAGGAGGTGGAGAAGATGACCTGGGCGACCCGTTGGGGTGCCGACACGGTCATGGACCTGTCCACCGGCCGCAACATCCACACCACTCGCGAGTGGGTGCTGCGCAACTCCCCTGTCCCCATCGGCACGGTGCCGCTGTACCAGGCCCTGGAGAAGGTCGACGGCAAGGCCGAGGAACTGACCTGGGAGATCTACAAGGACACGGTCATCGAGCAGGCCGAGCAGGGCGTGGACTACATGACCGTCCACGCGGGCGTCCGGCTGCCGTACGTGCCGCTCACCGCCAACCGCAAGACGGGGATCGTCTCGCGCGGCGGCTCGATCATGGCCGCGTGGTGCCTGGCGCACCACAAGGAATCGTTCCTGTACGAGAACTTCGAGGAGCTCTGCGAGATCCTCGCCGCCTACGACGTCACGTACTCGCTGGGCGACGGCCTGCGGCCGGGTTCGATCGCGGACGCCAACGACGAGGCGCAGTTCGCCGAGTTGAGGACGCTCGGGGAACTCAACCGGATCGCCAGGCGTTTCAACGTACAGACGATGATCGAGGGCCCGGGACACGTCCCGATGCACAAGATCAAGGAGAACATCGACCTTCAGCAGGAGATCTGCGATGAAGCTCCGTTCTATACGCTCGGCCCGCTGACCACCGACATCGCGCCGGCCTACGACCACATCACCTCCGGCATCGGCGCCGCGATGATCGCCTGGTGGGGCACGGCGATGCTCTGCTACGTCACGCCCAAGGAGCACCTGGGCCTGCCCAACCGTGACGACGTCAAGACCGGCGTCATCACCTACAAGATCGCCGCGCACGCGGCCGACCTCGCCAAGGGCCACCCGGGCGCCCAGGCGTGGGACGACGCACTGTCCGACGCCCGCTTCGAATTCCGGTGGGAGGACCAGTTCAACCTCGCCCTGGACCCGGACACGGCACGGGAGTTCCACGACGAGACCCTGCCGGCCGAGCCCGCCAAGACCGCCCACTTCTGCTCCATGTGCGGGCCGAAGTTCTGCAGCATGAAGATCTCGCAGGACATTCGCCGCGAACACGGTGGCAGCCGGGCCGAGATCGAGGAGGGCATGGCCCAGAAGTCGAAGGAGTTCGCGGCGAGCGGGAACAGGGTGTACTTGCCGATCGCCGACTGA
- a CDS encoding cystathionine gamma-lyase translates to MSDIPEDRGRTGDGTRAVRAGLPEPVKHEPTLPGPVFAAHFHLPGEATGPYLYGRDENPTWTLLERAIGELEAPGRDDVETLVFASGMAAISSVLFSQLRVGDVVVLPSDGYQVLPLVRAQLEAYGVEVRTAPTGGDAQLEVLDGARLLWIESPSNPGLDVCDIRRLVTAAHAQDALVAVDNTLATPLGQRPLELGADFSVASGTKQLTGHGDVLLGYVAGRDTEAMAAVRRWRKIVGAISGPMEAWLAHRSIATLQLRVDRQNATALAVAEALKQRPEVSGLRYPGLPDDPSHRTASQQMRRYGCVVSFTLPTRARAERFLEALRLVEDATSFGGVRSTAERRRRWGGDAVPEGFIRMSVGAEDPEDLIADVLRALDESGSSAE, encoded by the coding sequence ATGAGCGACATCCCCGAGGACCGGGGCCGTACCGGCGACGGCACGCGCGCGGTACGCGCCGGACTGCCCGAACCGGTCAAGCACGAGCCGACCCTGCCCGGACCGGTGTTCGCGGCGCATTTCCACCTGCCCGGCGAGGCGACGGGTCCGTATCTCTACGGCCGTGACGAGAACCCGACCTGGACGCTGCTGGAGCGCGCCATCGGCGAGCTGGAGGCGCCCGGGCGGGACGACGTCGAGACGCTGGTCTTCGCCTCCGGCATGGCGGCGATCTCCTCCGTGCTGTTCTCCCAGCTGCGCGTCGGCGACGTGGTCGTGCTGCCCTCCGACGGCTACCAGGTGCTGCCACTGGTCCGCGCCCAGCTGGAGGCGTACGGCGTCGAGGTGCGCACCGCCCCCACCGGCGGCGATGCCCAGCTGGAGGTTCTCGACGGCGCCCGGCTGCTGTGGATCGAGTCCCCGTCGAACCCGGGGCTCGACGTGTGCGACATCCGGCGGCTGGTGACGGCGGCCCACGCGCAGGACGCTCTGGTGGCCGTCGACAACACCCTCGCCACCCCGCTCGGGCAGCGCCCGCTGGAACTGGGCGCCGACTTCTCCGTGGCCAGCGGCACCAAGCAGCTCACCGGCCACGGTGACGTGCTGCTGGGCTATGTCGCCGGCCGCGACACCGAGGCGATGGCTGCCGTACGACGCTGGCGCAAGATCGTCGGGGCGATCTCCGGACCCATGGAGGCCTGGCTCGCGCACCGGTCCATCGCCACACTCCAGCTGCGCGTCGACCGGCAGAACGCCACCGCCCTCGCGGTCGCCGAGGCGCTGAAGCAGCGGCCCGAGGTGTCCGGCCTGCGCTATCCCGGACTGCCCGACGATCCCTCGCACAGGACCGCCTCGCAGCAGATGCGCCGCTACGGCTGCGTGGTCTCCTTCACGCTGCCCACGCGCGCGCGTGCCGAGCGTTTCCTCGAAGCCCTCCGTCTGGTGGAGGACGCCACGAGCTTCGGCGGTGTGCGTTCCACGGCCGAGCGGCGCCGCCGCTGGGGCGGGGACGCGGTGCCGGAAGGATTCATCCGTATGTCCGTCGGCGCCGAGGACCCCGAGGATCTGATCGCCGACGTGCTGCGGGCCCTGGACGAGTCCGGCTCGTCCGCCGAGTGA
- a CDS encoding NUDIX domain-containing protein, producing MTVRPVVKRTARAILLDGDDLILIKRTKPGVDPYWVTPGGGVEPGDPTVVDALHREVSEELGAKITDVVPCFVDTVEHIGEDGGATGVKVQHFFVCRLESMDPTRRHGPEVDEPAGEYEIVRVPFTRVGIASVHLVPLSLRHYLDGNIEGVRAMHAPDLG from the coding sequence ATGACCGTGCGACCCGTGGTCAAGCGCACCGCCCGTGCCATTCTTCTCGACGGTGACGACCTGATCCTGATCAAGCGCACCAAGCCTGGTGTCGACCCCTACTGGGTCACTCCCGGTGGCGGCGTCGAGCCCGGGGACCCGACCGTCGTGGACGCCCTGCATCGGGAGGTGTCCGAGGAGCTCGGCGCCAAGATCACTGATGTGGTGCCGTGCTTCGTGGACACCGTCGAGCACATCGGCGAGGACGGCGGCGCGACCGGCGTAAAGGTGCAGCACTTCTTCGTCTGCCGACTGGAGTCCATGGACCCGACCCGGCGGCACGGCCCCGAAGTGGACGAGCCGGCCGGTGAGTACGAGATCGTCCGCGTCCCCTTCACCCGGGTCGGCATCGCCTCCGTCCACCTGGTCCCGCTGTCGCTGCGCCACTATCTGGACGGCAACATCGAGGGGGTGCGCGCCATGCACGCTCCGGACCTCGGTTAG